The region GGAATTAGCTTAACAGGGGATTCGTATTTCTTTATTAGTAGTTATGATGATGAGTTTATTAAAAAAGTGATTAAAGGGATACTGAAAGACCCTTATGCTTTTTGTGGATCTTCAGTAGCAGATATTCAATTCAAGGATGCTCCAGATTTTGAAGGATCTCAACGATTTATGTTGTCAAGCCCAATATTACTGAAACAAAAAATACAAGCAGAGCATAAAACAAAATATTTGACTTATGATGAAGAAAACTTCGAAGAAGTATTGACTATTAATTTGAAAAATAAGATGGTCTTGGCTAATATAAATAGTGATGGAGTAGATGTAAAATTAGATATGACTTTTGAAAAGAAGCATACTAAGCTAATAGATTATAAGGGAATATTAAACAAAGTTAATATGTGTCCTGTAATTGTATCAGGAACACCTGAACAGATAACATTTGCTTGGTTGGTAGGTTTAGGATATTCTACAGGTATAGGTTTTGGTTCGTTAAAATAGAGATTTATGAAGACATTTTATGTAGTAAAGTATTCAGGCCCTTTTGGTTTTATAAAACCATGGACTGCTGTACGTGATAGTGAAACGTTTAGTCAACAGTTTTTAACACCAAGTACAGTGGAGGGAATTGAGAAAAAATTATTTCCTGAGTTGTTAAAGAATATAGGAATTAGTAAAATAAAGGGACATCGTTTGTCTTATGATCAAATTTCTGAACAACAAGAGGTTACACAAACCAGAGGTTGGAATTCTGTGAAAAAAGGAAAACAGTTTCAATTCTCAAGAGATACTTCTATTTTATTGAGGGGTGTTTTGATAAATCCTGTACTACATTTACTATTTGATAACATTGAAGATGCTGAAATAGCTATGACACAACATATATGTTTATGTAGAAACGAAGATTTAATGTTTCCAATAGAAATAATGGCAATACAAGCAGGTGATTTCGACACAGAAGCATATCCTGGTTATGAATTAGTATTTGGTAAGACAGTTAAATCATTTATTGTAGGATACCATCGATTGACAAATGAAGCTATGTATGGTTGGCTTAAAATAGTAGGAACTCCTGTAAGAACTATTAGGCAATGGTAAGCTTATTCGCAAAATCATCACCAGAATGGACTACATTAAAAGATCATTTATTGCATGTTTCTTTAGCAGCACAGAAGTTCGCTACCTATTTAGGGATAGATGAAAAAATAGCTATTAATGGTGCTTTGCTTCATGATTTGGGCAAAGGACATCCTTTTTTTCAAAAGCGATTACAAGGAAAAGATAATACAAGAAGGATATTTAGACATGAACTATCATCCTTGTTTTTTCTATCTGCTTTTCCAGTAGAACATAAAGATGCCTTAATTGAAATGGTAGTTGCCCACCATAAGTCCATTGACGATGATGGAGGTATACTTTATTTGGAAGAGAATGATGATTATATATCATTTCATTTAGGACAATGGGAAAGTTGGAGTGTTGCTGTTTTAGAAGTATTAAAAGAATGTGGAATTACAGTTGATCAAATTAGTAGAGAAGAAGCAGAGGCGAATTATGACTATGCTTTGAATTATGTGCAAGAGCATAGTAAGGAGAAAAGATGGTCGCAATGGAGAGGGCTATTAATGGGAGCTGATCATTTTGCATCTGCACAGATACATAAGACAGAAAAGGTTGTTAATAGATTATTCCAGATTCCTAATTTGTCATTTTATAACAGGCAGCATGAGTTATATCCATTGTCTTGTGAAGATGCTGATTCTTCTAAGAAACATACCATCGTAGTTGCAAGTACGGGAGCTGGAAAAACAGATTATTTGTTGCGTAGATGTAGAGGACGTGTTTTTTATACTTTACCTTTTCAAGCATCTATTAATGCAATGTATAACAGATTAGGTAATGATTTAGAAAAAGACAACCCTAATATTGATATAAGAGTACAACATTCATCATCTATTGTAGTTAAGCGCAACGGCAATGATGATACTTCTCTTCAAAATCTTATGGGCTCAGCAGTAAAGGTGTTAACTCCACATCAATTAGCTACACTTGCCTTTGGATTAAAGGGGTATGAGGCATTGATATTAGATGTTAAAGGATGCGATGTTATTTTAGATGAAGTACATACCTATTCAGGTGTATCACAGGCCTTAGTGCTAAAGGTAATCGAGGTATTAAAAGAAATAGATTGTAGAATACATATAGGTACAGCTACTATGCCTACTGTTTTATATAATAAAATATTAGAGTTATTAGGAGATGATGTCTTTGAAATGAAGCTAAAAAAAGAGCAATTAGATCAATTTAACAGACATATCGTTTATAAGATAAAACAAGACAATGTTTTTAGTATAATAAAAGAAGGAGTTCTTGCAAATAAAAAGGTTCTTGTTGTGTGTAATAAAGTACAGAATGCTATAGAAGTTTATGAAGATTTAGTTCAGCAGTATCCCAACATACCTATTCTTTTGTTACACAGTAGATTTAAACGAGCAGATAGAAATGAAAAGGAGAGATTACTCTTAGGTATAGATCAGAAAGGACAGGCCATTGGAGCCTATAATACTAGTTGTGAAAGTTGTATTGTTGTTTCAACTCAAATAGTAGAGGTTAGCTTGGATATCAGCTTTGATGTGATTATTACAGAGACAGCACCTTTAGATGCTTTGATACAAAGATTTGGACGAGTAAATAGAAAGAGAAACAAAGATACTATAGGGAAGTTAAAGGATGTATATGTGATAGAACCTGGCGAGACACAAAAAGACGTTAGACCTTATATGTTTGATGCTATTCAGAAGACTTACGCTGTATTGCCTGATGCGGATGTACTTCAAGAGCGGGATGTTCAACAGATGATGGATAGTGTATTTCAGCAGTTAAACTTAATGGATATTGAGAATCACACTGTATTTAAGCAAGGCGGCAAGTGGAACCAACCAGTACTTACTCATAATTCAAAGTCTGTGTTAATTGATTTGTTGCAGATAGAAAGTGTAGTATGTATAACTGAAGAGGATCGAGAATTATATGAGAAATGTAATGATTTTGAAATACGATTAATGTTAGAAATACCAACCTATTATTATACAGTTGAAAAATTAGAGCAATTAAAGGTTGGAAATAAGCCATTTATAATACCGTCTTATGCTTATAGCAAAGAATCTGGACTAAGTATTGATAAACTTAAAAGTGAACTGAATAATGTAATAAATCAATTGTTATGATAACAGCTTTAATAGGTAGGACTTTTTTAGAGAAATATAACCAAGAGATGAGAAGTAGTCATAGTTCAAAATCATTCTTTGAAGAGGTTTTCTTTGAATTATTCTTTAATCATCCTAAGTATCTAATGAGTGGAGGTAACTCATCATTTGAAAATCCTAAAATTAGTTGGGATAAGATGATTAAAGGATTAATACCATTTGAAACGTGTGAACAGAAGAAACTAAGGTTAGAGAAATTTATCGAAAAGGTATCGGATAATTATAATAAACCAGATGCAAGTTTTGCATTAGGATATGCAGCCTCTACAGAGAGAGAATTTGCTACGACCTCAGGTTTGGTTTCAGATCTAAAAATAGAAACTACAGAAGAAGAAGTGTATTACTCGTGGATAGGTGGAGGGTTAGGAATAGGAGTAGCAGGAGGATATAACTTACTAATAGATGATGCAATAATCTTGTGGCAGGTTTTTTTAGGATGGAAGGAATATCGAAAACTATTAAACGATCCAACTTTGTCTGTGATAAGAGGTAATCAAATCAATACATGGAACGGACAATGGTTAACGTATTCATTAGGAAAAGACTTTGATAGAGCCTTTGATTATACTGTTTTAAGAAAAAAAGAGATTCTAAAGATAGAAAAAGATAAAGCAGAAGTAAATACAGTGAATTGGTCTAATTTGTTTTTTAGCTTATCTAATCTGTATGCAGAGCAAACAATAAATACTTATGTCTATAGTTTTGGACAAACAAATAAGACAATAGGATTTATTCCTATGTATTTAAAGTCAGGAAAACGACTAATAGATGTGTTTAAGCAATTGTTTCCTTATTCTGAAGATAGTTTTGAAACAAGTCAGTTTCAATCTCTTTTCGGGATACATATAAAACGAGCTTGTGAATTAGGAAATATAGGCTTACATGCTTTACAGCCAGAAAGCCTTAAGAAGTACATCAATACTGATAAGAATTTATCCTTTAAAAAAGAAGAAGATTATATTAATTATAGAACTTATAAAACTTGGTTAATCGCTATGATATCAAAGAATAAACAAGAAATCACAGACTATACCGCTCAAATAGCTCAGCTATTGTTAGAGTATAGAAAAGACGCAAAAGGAAATGAACGTACAAACTTGATTAATAAAAGACTATTTGAAGAAAGTTCAAAGAAATCTTTTATTGGTGCTTTGACAGATATGTTGTCTGGAGTAACAGACAAACAAGCTAAAGAACTAAAAGAATTAAGAGATTATGTACACTTACTAAGTAATGAGGATTTCTCATACTTTCGTACGTTGTTAAAATTTGATTACGCATTTGTAGAAAAAGAAAACTAAAAATATTATGAAGAATTCAACAATTTATATCCGTACTTTAAAAAGAGCCGAGCATACAGTATTCTGTGTAGCGGATGGACAAAAATCGTATTATGATGCTCAATTTAATAGAAGAATCCCGTTTTCAAGTGGTCAGCAAGTAAAGCGTTCTATTATAGATAGTATTTGTGAAGCATTAAATGTAATGCCAAGTCCAACTACTTTTTTGTTTGATGTAGTTAAGCAAAAAGAGTTAAAAGAAGGAGAGGTATATGGAACTTGTGATCCTGGTTATGTTGATCAATTGTTTGGTGGGTGGATGAAAGCTGCTAAAGGAGGAACCGAACGTACTTTAAAAAGACGTAGTCCATTATCTATTTCTGCAATGAGAGGTTTACATCCTTTGTTAGCAGGTGTAGATAAAGACAATGCATCATTTGATAGAAGTGATAGACCCAATAATGAAGTAATTGTAAGGGATGAAAAGGGAAATGCTTTGAGTACTGATCAAATAGTAGCTTTTTTAGAGGGGAAAGATAGAAGTTTAAGTAGAAAATGGATACCGGACCAAAGTAGAGCTTCTGGATTATTTGTTTCTGATATAGCAATAGATTTAAGAAGATTGTTTACCGTTAGTTTAAATAGTTTTGAACCAGAGGTATCTGATGGGACTATAGAAAAACTAAAAGCTGAAGGATGGAAAGAGATGAAAAATATATTTGGGGATTGTTTAGTAGCACCAAAGAGTTTAAGAGAACAATGGAGCAAAGCTCTTGCTTATGCTATTGTTAATTGGAAGATTACATCAAATCAATCAAGAACTTTTAGTTTAATGGATACTTTGGCATTAAGTGTTAGTAATAATGCTAATCTAATAGCAGCAAGTATCCGTGCAAAATTGGTAGACGACGATACTCGTAAAGCTGAACCGATTGTGGATGAAAGTATTAAAGGAGTAGAAACTTTTATTAGTTTACAAGCAGGAGGATATATTCTAACCAAGGGCGAAACCGTAGATGCAATGCAAAGAGCAGAACAGTATTTAATAGATCAGATGATGTCATTTGATTTTGAGAATCAGCTATAAAATAATTTAGCGCAAGAATTGGTAACGGTTCTTGCGTTATTTTTTTGATGTAATGAACATTACTGGCACTCATATGGCATACTATCATGTATGTTTACGCAAACTGTGGCTGTTTGCAAACGGTATTACTATGGAACATACTTCCCAAATAGTGGCAGAAGGAAAGCTAATCGCTGAAACGACTTATTTAGATCGATCAAGGAAATATACAGAATTGGCAATAGGAAATATAGTTATTGACTTTTATGACGCTAAAAATCAAACTATTCATGAGGTGAAAAAGTCTAGTAAAATAGAGAAAGCTCATATTGCACAAGTTAAATATTACCTTTTTATATTGAATAAACATGGGGTAGTTGAGCCTAAAGCTATAATAGAGTATCCTAAACTTAAACATCGTGATTTTATATTATGGGATGAGAGTTTTAGGGTAGAAATATTACAATGGTTAAGCAATATTGATAAGGTAGTTACTAATAGTAATTGCCCTGAATTAGAGAAGAAAAGTATTTGCAAAAAATGCTCTTATTATGAACTTTGCTATATTGATGAACAATGAAAAAGACTTATTATTTATTCAATCCTGGGCGTTTAAGTAGAACGGATAATACACTGAAGTTTATACCCACGGATTCAAATGGCAATGAAGGTACGCCGAAGTATATTCCAATAGAAGGAGTTGCAGATTTATTCTGTTTTGGTAGTTTAGATGCCAATAGTGCTTTATATACTTTTTTAGGTAAAGCAGGAATTGCTGTT is a window of Myroides oncorhynchi DNA encoding:
- the cas6 gene encoding CRISPR-associated endoribonuclease Cas6; translated protein: MRIYLKLSRNKELIPFNNQHLLTAALHRWLGKDNELHDKQSLYCFSWLQHVKTGAKGISLTGDSYFFISSYDDEFIKKVIKGILKDPYAFCGSSVADIQFKDAPDFEGSQRFMLSSPILLKQKIQAEHKTKYLTYDEENFEEVLTINLKNKMVLANINSDGVDVKLDMTFEKKHTKLIDYKGILNKVNMCPVIVSGTPEQITFAWLVGLGYSTGIGFGSLK
- the cas3 gene encoding CRISPR-associated helicase Cas3', with the protein product MVSLFAKSSPEWTTLKDHLLHVSLAAQKFATYLGIDEKIAINGALLHDLGKGHPFFQKRLQGKDNTRRIFRHELSSLFFLSAFPVEHKDALIEMVVAHHKSIDDDGGILYLEENDDYISFHLGQWESWSVAVLEVLKECGITVDQISREEAEANYDYALNYVQEHSKEKRWSQWRGLLMGADHFASAQIHKTEKVVNRLFQIPNLSFYNRQHELYPLSCEDADSSKKHTIVVASTGAGKTDYLLRRCRGRVFYTLPFQASINAMYNRLGNDLEKDNPNIDIRVQHSSSIVVKRNGNDDTSLQNLMGSAVKVLTPHQLATLAFGLKGYEALILDVKGCDVILDEVHTYSGVSQALVLKVIEVLKEIDCRIHIGTATMPTVLYNKILELLGDDVFEMKLKKEQLDQFNRHIVYKIKQDNVFSIIKEGVLANKKVLVVCNKVQNAIEVYEDLVQQYPNIPILLLHSRFKRADRNEKERLLLGIDQKGQAIGAYNTSCESCIVVSTQIVEVSLDISFDVIITETAPLDALIQRFGRVNRKRNKDTIGKLKDVYVIEPGETQKDVRPYMFDAIQKTYAVLPDADVLQERDVQQMMDSVFQQLNLMDIENHTVFKQGGKWNQPVLTHNSKSVLIDLLQIESVVCITEEDRELYEKCNDFEIRLMLEIPTYYYTVEKLEQLKVGNKPFIIPSYAYSKESGLSIDKLKSELNNVINQLL
- a CDS encoding CRISPR-associated protein Cas4, producing MAYYHVCLRKLWLFANGITMEHTSQIVAEGKLIAETTYLDRSRKYTELAIGNIVIDFYDAKNQTIHEVKKSSKIEKAHIAQVKYYLFILNKHGVVEPKAIIEYPKLKHRDFILWDESFRVEILQWLSNIDKVVTNSNCPELEKKSICKKCSYYELCYIDEQ